A stretch of the Aegilops tauschii subsp. strangulata cultivar AL8/78 chromosome 4, Aet v6.0, whole genome shotgun sequence genome encodes the following:
- the LOC109785934 gene encoding probable L-gulonolactone oxidase 4, with product MDDGGRVLTVPLLVLLLVSLAGSSPPPAPVVCAHGTSDCTVSNAYGSFPDRTVCHAANATFPRTEKELVAAVAAVAAAKRKVKVATKHSHSFPKLACPGGRDGTIISTERLNRVVSVDAVKGLMTVESGMVLRDLIQAAAEAGLALPHSPYWSGLTIGGLLATGAHGSSLKGKGGAVHEYVVGMRIVTPAPASQGFAVVRELCADHPDLNAAKVSLGVLGVVSQVTLALQPMFKRSVTFVTRDDLDIAEQASKWSDLHEFGDMAWLPQQGKVIYREDDRMSIELMGDGLNDYLAFRSTPTAVLINARVAMEPLEKNINAIARCKAAEATISLFEMAAYGYSNNGSLFTGYPVVGFQHQIQASSGCIGSSKDALLTSCAWDPRIEGTFFYSNGYSIALSRVSAFIADMQQLRDRSPLAFCGIDASVGMLLRYVKASSAYLGKPEDSIDFDIAYYRSYTKGEPNPHSDVFDELEQMALHKYDAIPHWGKNRNFAFEGAIAMYPKAGEFLEVKGRYDPDGIFSSKWSDQVLGINGSPVIVERRCAIEGLCICSEDSHCAPEEGYYCRPGKVYTEARVCSFEPISHCALEEGYYCHPGRCTRRRGYAPSNRPSDELFFFRWQL from the exons ATGGACGACGGTGGCCGGGTGCTGACAGTTCCCCTCCTGGTGCTCCTGCTGGTCAGCCTCGCTGGCTCGAGCCCTCCGCCGGCGCCGGTGGTCTGTGCCCACGGCACGTCCGATTGCACTGTCTCCAACGCGTACGGCTCCTTCCCGGACCGCACCGTCTGCCACGCCGCCAACGCCACCTTCCCGCGCACCGAGAAGGAGCTAGTTGCGGCCGTGGCAGCAGTGGCGGCGGCCAAGCGCAAGGTGAAGGTGGCCACCAAGCACTCCCACAGCTTCCCCAAACTGGCCTGCCCCGGCGGCCGCGATGGCACGATCATAAGCACGGAGCGCCTCAACCGGGTGGTAAGCGTGGACGCCGTCAAGGGGCTTATGACGGTGGAAAGCGGCATGGTGCTCCGCGACCTGATCCAGGCGGCTGCCGAGGCAGGGCTCGCGCTGCCGCACTCGCCGTACTGGTCAGGGCTCACCATCGGAGGCCTGCTGGCCACGGGCGCGCACGGCAGTTCGCTCAAGGGTAAGGGTGGCGCCGTTCACGAGTACGTGGTTGGGATGAGGATCgtcacgccggcgccggcgagCCAAGGGTTCGCGGTGGTACGGGAGCTCTGCGCCGACCATCCTGACCTCAACGCGGCCAAGGTCTCCCTCGGCGTCCTTGGCGTCGTTTCCCAG GTTACACTGGCCTTACAACCGATGTTCAAGCGGTCGGTGACGTTCGTGACGCGTGACGACTTGGACATTGCAGAGCAGGCATCCAAGTGGAGCGACCTGCATGAGTTCGGTGATATGGCATGGTTGCCACAGCAGGGCAAGGTTATTTACCGCGAGGACGACCGCATGTCCATCGAGTTGATGGGCGACGGCCTCAATGACTACCTAGCCTTCCGCTCCACCCCAACGGCAGTGCTCATCAACGCCAGAGTCGCCATGGAGCCTCTTGAGAAGAACATCAATGCCATTGCTCGGTGCAAGGCCGCTGAGGCGACAATATCATTGTTTGAGATGGCAGCATACGGCTACTCCAACAATGGCAGCTTGTTCACTGGGTACCCTGTGGTGGGGTTTCAACACCAGATCCAAGCTTCTAGCGGATGCATCGGCAGCTCAAAAGATGCGCTCCTCACCTCATGCGCATGGGACCCGCGCATCGAGGGAACCTTCTTCTACAGCAATGGCTACAGCATTGCGCTCTCTAGGGTGTCGGCATTCATCGCCGACATGCAGCAACTCCGTGACCGCAGCCCGCTGGCCTTCTGCGGAATCGATGCTAGTGTGGGTATGCTCCTCCGCTACGTCAAAGCATCCTCCGCCTACCTCGGCAAGCCAGAGGACTCGATCGACTTTGATATAGCCTACTATCGGAGTTACACCAAGGGTGAGCCCAACCCACACTCTGATGTATTCGACGAGCTCGAGCAGATGGCACTGCACAAGTATGACGCCATCCCACACTGGGGCAAGAACCGCAACTTTGCCTTTGAGGGCGCCATTGCCATGTACCCCAAGGCAGGTGAGTTCCTGGAGGTGAAGGGCAGGTACGACCCCGACGGGATCTTCTCCAGCAAGTGGAGTGACCAGGTGCTCGGCATCAATGGGAGCCCGGTCATTGTCGAGAGGCGTTGCGCCATCGAGGGGCTTTGCATCTGCTCAGAAGACTCGCACTGTGCACCGGAGGAGGGCTACTACTGCCGCCCGGGGAAGGTGTACACGGAGGCGAGGGTCTGCTCGTTCGAACCCATCTCGCACTGTGCACTGGAGGAGGGCTACTACTGCCACCCGGGGAGGTGTACACGGAGGCGAGGGTATGCTCCTTCGAACCGGCCATCTGATGAATTGTTTTTCTTTAGATGGCAGCTTTGA